The DNA region GACGGGTCCTGCACCGGCGACGCCGCCTGCACCTCGGGCTCCGGGGTGACCCAGTCGGCCACGTCGGTGCGGGCCGGCGGCGACGACGCGACCTCCTCGCCCCCGACGCGCATGCGCAAAGGCAGATAGAGCGTGAACTTGCTGCCCTTGCCCTCGACGCTCGTCAGCTCGAGGCGCCCCTGCAGCAGCTCGGTCAGGCGGCGCGAGATCGACAGGCCGAGGCCCGACCCCCCGTAGCGTCGCCCGATCGTTCCGTCGCCCTGGTTGAAGGCCTCGAACACGCGGCGGCAGACCTCCTCGTTCATGCCGATGCCGGTGTCGGCCACCGAGAACGCGACGCACGGGTTCTGCATGCCGCCGCCCAGGCTGGCCACTTCGTCCTGGGAGGGCGTGCGCACGCGCAGGGCCACCGAGCCCTTGTCCGTGAACTTGCAGGCGTTGCTCAGCAGGTTCTTCAGGATCTGCTTGACCCGCAGCCCGTCGGTGAAGATCGCGTCGGGCACACCCGGCCCCCGGTAGGAACGGTATTCGATGCCCTTGCGGTCGGTGACCGGGTGGAAGAGCTGGTTGAGGTCGGACAGCAGGCTGTCGACCGCCACCTCGGTGGGCGAGAGTTCGAGTTTGCCGGCCTCGACCTTCGACAGGTCGAGGATGTCGTCGATGATGGTCATCAGTTCCTCGCCCGCCTGGTGGATCGTGCCGGCGGCCTCGACCTCGGAGCGGTCGAGCCGACCGGCCTTGTTCTCCCCCAGCACCTGCGCCATGAGCAGCATGCTGTTCAGCGGCGTCCGCAGTTCGTGGGACATGTTGGCCAGGAACTCGCTCTTGTAGCGGTCGGAGCGGGCCAGACGCTCGTTCTTGTCCTGCAGCTCCTTCTGCTGCCGCGAGAGCGTGCCCGCCTGCCGACGCGTCTCCTCGAGCAGCCGGTGCACCCGCTCGCGCGACCGCGACGAATCCAACGCGACGGCGACCGACTCGGCCGAAAGGCGCAGGAACTCGAGATCGTCGTCGCTCACCGCATCGAAGGTCGCCAGTTCGAGGATGCCCTTGATCTGGCCCGCGAGGTGGAACGGCGCCACGATGAGGTGACGGGGCGCCGATTCGCCCATGGCGCTGCGGATCAGGATGTGCTCCGACGGCACGTCGCTCAGCACCTGGATGCGCCGCCGCATGGCCGCGCGCCCCACCACGCCCTGGCCCTCGCGCAGGCGCCGCACCGGCCAGTGGTCGTCCGATTCGCCGTAGTGGGCCACGAGCACCAGGCTCTGGCCCGGACGCGCCAGGTAGAAGGCGCCGGCCTGGGCGTTGTAGTAGTCGCCGATGTGTTCGAGGATCGCCGCGGCGAGGGTCTCGGTGTCCGGTTCGCCCCGCATGCGTTCGTTCAGTTCGGCCTGCTGTTCCTGGAGGCGGAACTGCCGGTCGCGGGTGCGCTTGGCCTCGTCGAGATGGTCGATCATCTTGGCGAAACTCGCAGCCAGACCGGCCACCTCGTCATCGCCGACGACGTCCAGGTCCGGAACCTCGTGACCGTCCGCCACGCGGTTCATCATGTGCCCCAGGGCCGTGATGGGCTGCAGCATGCGCTGGGCGATGATCTGGCCCACGATGGCGGCGGCGGCACCGGTCGCGATGATGATCAGCAGCATCGCGAGCTTGATGCGGGCCAGTCCGGCAAGGGCCTCGGACGCCGGCAGTTCGGTGATGAGGCCGAAGCGGCGGCCCAGGGCCTCGACGGTGACGCCGTAGCCGAAGACCTGGCGGTCGGTCGCGCCGAGATAGCTCGTCAGGTCGCCCGCCTTGCGGGGCGGATCGGTGGCGGCCCCCATGCGGCCTTCGAAAGCGGCCTTCTGGCTGTCCAGCCAGGCCGTGGTGACGTCGTTCAGCAGCCGGTCACGCAGGGGTTCGAGGTCGCTGTCATCGTGGCTGCTCAGCAGGAGGCGCAGGTTGTCGTCGACCAGGTAGATCCGCACCGTCGCCCCTTCGGGCAGGGCGCGGGCCATCTGGGTGCCGAGCTCGCGCCCGTCGATCTGGAAGGCGAGGAAGCCCTCCGGGTCCGGCTCGGGCCCGTACACGGGC from bacterium includes:
- a CDS encoding GAF domain-containing protein, giving the protein MSVLPKNPSPIQVGRPSRRSLRHTLLVWLMGVAVIPLVVAGSIGYTSARRSQHKAIRDALMGSATAGKETVHAFFDRARRELDHQSRLRSNLAFLELLEADLQASGQNARSWIGGASWEALAQQEGHELVRFRNSSPWYDILLLDAEGLVLFSCAREDDLGSNVLTGTYTRSILASAVREAAVTGGIVLSDFGPYEPSAGLESAFLVVPVYGPEPDPEGFLAFQIDGRELGTQMARALPEGATVRIYLVDDNLRLLLSSHDDSDLEPLRDRLLNDVTTAWLDSQKAAFEGRMGAATDPPRKAGDLTSYLGATDRQVFGYGVTVEALGRRFGLITELPASEALAGLARIKLAMLLIIIATGAAAAIVGQIIAQRMLQPITALGHMMNRVADGHEVPDLDVVGDDEVAGLAASFAKMIDHLDEAKRTRDRQFRLQEQQAELNERMRGEPDTETLAAAILEHIGDYYNAQAGAFYLARPGQSLVLVAHYGESDDHWPVRRLREGQGVVGRAAMRRRIQVLSDVPSEHILIRSAMGESAPRHLIVAPFHLAGQIKGILELATFDAVSDDDLEFLRLSAESVAVALDSSRSRERVHRLLEETRRQAGTLSRQQKELQDKNERLARSDRYKSEFLANMSHELRTPLNSMLLMAQVLGENKAGRLDRSEVEAAGTIHQAGEELMTIIDDILDLSKVEAGKLELSPTEVAVDSLLSDLNQLFHPVTDRKGIEYRSYRGPGVPDAIFTDGLRVKQILKNLLSNACKFTDKGSVALRVRTPSQDEVASLGGGMQNPCVAFSVADTGIGMNEEVCRRVFEAFNQGDGTIGRRYGGSGLGLSISRRLTELLQGRLELTSVEGKGSKFTLYLPLRMRVGGEEVASSPPARTDVADWVTPEPEVQAASPVQDPSVLAGWNLILADDEMRTIYRLGDELVSVGHGPEVVRRVSDLLGIVASLRAPTVVLVNPWCSGGAPDSPRGENLLQKLRACSGAPLLRLVAMVPSERAGEIASADALVEKPATIGKVLAACRGLAAAEEVTT